The Microbacterium limosum genome contains a region encoding:
- a CDS encoding LacI family DNA-binding transcriptional regulator: protein MNRAERPRIGDIAREAGLSTAAVSYALNNRPGVSTQTRGRILAVAARLGWSPHDAARRLSSTRTETIGLVIGRSAEVVATEPFFGSFTAGVSEVLSGEGHSLTLQVVPDVDTEMSTLEKWWARRAVDGVLLLDPRTDDPRIRLVEELGLPTVVAGGPVDSASVTSVWTDDDTGMRDAVAHLASLGHRHFARITEPATLLHSHNRTAAMLAALRDAGLPDPTILELGATPGSAASLTHRLLDQRVRPTVILCDNDLVGITVLSTLVDRGLEVPRDISLMVWDDSLLCQRMSPSLSAMRRDVLSYGAQSARALLDILRGAPPSTELHSIPDFIARASTGPV, encoded by the coding sequence CTGAATCGCGCAGAACGCCCGCGCATCGGCGACATCGCACGCGAGGCGGGCCTATCGACGGCGGCCGTGTCGTATGCCCTCAACAATCGCCCCGGGGTCTCCACGCAGACCCGGGGCCGGATCCTCGCGGTGGCGGCCCGCCTCGGCTGGTCCCCGCACGACGCGGCGCGGCGGCTGTCGTCGACGCGCACCGAGACGATCGGCCTGGTGATCGGGCGTTCGGCCGAGGTCGTGGCGACCGAGCCGTTCTTCGGCTCCTTCACCGCGGGGGTGAGCGAAGTGCTGTCGGGCGAGGGCCACTCCCTCACGCTGCAGGTCGTGCCCGATGTCGACACCGAGATGTCGACGCTCGAGAAATGGTGGGCCCGGAGGGCGGTGGACGGCGTCCTGCTCCTGGACCCGCGGACCGACGATCCCAGGATCCGCCTCGTCGAGGAGCTGGGACTGCCCACGGTGGTCGCGGGCGGCCCCGTCGACAGCGCCTCGGTCACGTCCGTGTGGACCGACGACGACACGGGCATGCGGGATGCCGTGGCCCACTTGGCCTCGCTCGGCCACCGGCACTTCGCCCGGATCACGGAGCCCGCGACGCTCCTGCACAGCCACAACCGCACCGCGGCGATGCTCGCGGCCCTCCGCGACGCCGGCCTGCCGGACCCGACGATCCTCGAGCTCGGAGCGACACCGGGCTCCGCGGCATCCCTCACCCACCGGCTGCTCGATCAGCGGGTGCGACCGACCGTCATCCTGTGCGACAACGACCTCGTCGGGATCACCGTCCTGTCCACGCTCGTGGATCGGGGACTCGAGGTGCCGCGGGACATCTCCCTCATGGTGTGGGACGATTCGCTGCTCTGCCAGAGGATGAGTCCCAGCCTCTCCGCGATGCGGCGGGATGTCCTGAGCTACGGCGCGCAGTCAGCCCGCGCGCTGCTCGACATCCTCCGCGGAGCGCCCCCCTCCACCGAACTGCACAGCATCCCCGACTTCATCGCACGCGCCAGCACCGGACCCGTATGA